The sequence below is a genomic window from Bradyrhizobium septentrionale.
TTGGTCTTGCCTCACCGTCCTCCCTTTGACCGGTCCACCGCGAAAACCCAGTTTGGCTTTCGCCACTTACTGACGCTGCCACGTCGACCGCTTAACGAGGCCTTATCGAGTTCATTGGCTAGATCAGATGACGGAGCCAATAGCCATGCCCGTGCTTTTGTAGCGAGGCTCAAAGCCGCGATTCTATCGCCTCAGTGATTGGATCAGCAGCTTATTATTCAATTGCTGAAGGATGCCATCAAGCTTTAAGCGCGTCAGAACGCCGACTTTCACGGCGACACCGTCCGGTTCTCTGACGACTCGATCAGGCAATCTTTTTTTGATAGTCTTTGGAATATTGCTTTCGCGCAACATCTCCGGCGACATATCTTTGAGTGCTGGGTTTTCGATATCGATCACCCTGCCTGGAATACGAACTTCTCTAAAGCGCTTTGCGAAGTCAGCCGGGCTCAGCTCGACCATGGCTATGTCGACGGAATGAGTTGACTTGGCCTCTAGACTGAAAGCAGCTTTCGTTCCTGTCGCATTAGCAATCAGAAAATTGGGCGTAGCGCCTGCTGTGAGCGTGAGCAGAAATTCGATATTGTACCCAATCGATTTTTCCCCGTCGAACCCAGATTGCAGCGTCGAATTTTGATTGACGAGGTATTGAGACTCGAAGACTCGAACAATCCATTGACCAAGGCCGAGATGCCCTTCAATGAGAATGGGGCTAGCGGGAGGACATGGATGCCGTGCGGCCTCAATAAAGGCTACGTAAACATTCAGCAGAGCAGTCCTTTTTGCATTCAAAGAGGCGCCGGCGTTGAGCTCAAGAGGGCTGATGCTTCCAAATGGGCCCGTAAGCGACGATGACGTAACAATGCCGCCCGTCGAATCGACCGAAAGCGTCAATGCCAGACCGGCAGCCCACCTGCTTAAGTCCGGATACCGCTCGTCAGCTCGAAGAATGCGGTATGCTTCGCCGATTTCACACTTCACCCGTTCTTCGACGGCCGCCAGAGAAACCTGATCGACTGCCTCGATGGGAAAATTGGCGCAGCCGGTCAGACACATGCCTGCGACTGCAGCCGCGATGCCACGTTTGCCCATTATTGCCCCTCGCGCATATCAACGGTTCCACAACTCCAAAGCGAGCGCAACTCGCTAATCCAAGGTGACGCACGGAAATGGGATCGTGTGACAATAAGGTCGCAGAGGTGGGACCATTCATCATGCGCTTGTTGTCGCGCAATCGCTCGACGAAACGGCCAATGCCTAGCGCAAAGCGACGAGATTTATGCGCCGTTCGCTTGCGCATTGGGAAAATGCTTCCACAGAGGTTTAGAAAATCGTTCCAAACTTTCTGATCAGCCGCATCAGCTTTGGCGGCTCGGGCTCTTAGTGCCCAGCAGTTGTCCATTCACGGTTTAACTCCTCGAAATCGATAGAAAGCTCCGTGGTGTAATCTGCGACCCCTGGAGTTGAAAACCTTATTCAGAGACACACTTCGACTGGGACGTTTTCCAGACCGATACTCTCGGCCGAGATTGGACTCGACCAGAACGGCAATCCCTGCGGCCGTACCTCGAATGTCGTGCGTCTTCCACCAGCCTGAAAATTCGGGACAGCCTAATGCGCACCGTCGACCGCCGTCTAATCTGTGGCAGCTATTCCTTTTGGATGCGGTCGTATACGGGTCGCAACTGTTCTTCGAGATATTTAACTATCGCAGACGCCTTGGTGCCCTTGTTCTTATTATCGAGCGCATTACAAGCTGCATCCCTGTCGAAACCTGAGTGGTGCAGACCCACCAGGCGTCCGTCGTAATCAAAGATCGGGGCCCCAGATGCTCCTGGTTCCGTATCGCAATAGTGTTGGAGCGTGGGTCCTTGGTCCCCCACAGTTGCGACCAGCGAACAGGCGCTGACAAGTTTTGGACGACACAGCGCATGATGGACTACGAACACTTGAGCAGGCTTTGCTTGCGAAATTCTTGCTTGAGGTGGCTGTCCCACGCTGGCGCTCACGCCGAGAGTTGGTTTGACCCGCAAGAATGCGATATCGAGGTCCTTATCTGGCTTAAGAACCTCTTCGCAACTATATTGGCGACTGAGCTTGCTATCGTCGTAGGACAGGTCAACAATCGCATTGCGACAAACGTCCTTACTCCAATAACTCGTCGAGCTCATGCCCAGACTGCCCCCGCAATGCCAGTTGGTCATGAAAATATCGCTCGCAATCATCACACCCGAGCAACACCAGGAGCGCTTGATGCCGTCTGTGTCGTAGGTCGCGGTCGCAAGCATGCCGACCGTGTCGCCGGCTCGCTTCATAACGGCATTGCTCACGCTGTAAAGCGCGTCCCAGCGCGGGGTAGCC
It includes:
- a CDS encoding trypsin-like serine peptidase translates to MTWLLPNRGFGLRIASKLSLLIFFLFFESGNALAQALVCRPKEATTEFGRWFDDGAALSRTYTSHRANPGFGPTYSSLKLFFTIRSGQDKGWYVVVRDLDYHVLASFGPSDFSPDATTRWTGRLSKGVVLVDLVASATSDIVVELTSGIAYPLETTDVRLFSSQQATPRWDALYSVSNAVMKRAGDTVGMLATATYDTDGIKRSWCCSGVMIASDIFMTNWHCGGSLGMSSTSYWSKDVCRNAIVDLSYDDSKLSRQYSCEEVLKPDKDLDIAFLRVKPTLGVSASVGQPPQARISQAKPAQVFVVHHALCRPKLVSACSLVATVGDQGPTLQHYCDTEPGASGAPIFDYDGRLVGLHHSGFDRDAACNALDNKNKGTKASAIVKYLEEQLRPVYDRIQKE